A single genomic interval of Buchnera aphidicola (Symydobius americanus) harbors:
- the bioD gene encoding dethiobiotin synthase, whose protein sequence is MKRTWFLTGTDTNIGKTIVSSVMLIKAKKHGFYTAGYKPISTGCIKTKKGLRNLDALLLKKYSIIKFPYNTINPFAFYDSEPPHILSQKNKINITFKKISNELYNIQKKANWIIIEGVGGWYTPISPILKFSDWVKKENIPIILVIGLKLGCINHAILTNQAILKSGLIFSGWIANCISNKNKYVLDYINTLKKYIYAPFLGKVPYIKNIKNLSKISANIHLPK, encoded by the coding sequence ATGAAAAGAACATGGTTTCTTACTGGAACAGATACAAATATAGGAAAAACAATTGTTTCAAGTGTTATGTTAATTAAAGCTAAAAAACATGGATTTTACACAGCAGGATATAAACCTATATCTACAGGTTGTATAAAAACAAAAAAAGGATTGCGAAATCTAGATGCTTTACTTCTAAAAAAATATAGCATAATTAAATTTCCGTATAATACAATTAATCCATTTGCATTTTATGATTCTGAACCTCCTCATATATTAAGTCAAAAAAATAAAATCAATATTACTTTTAAAAAAATATCCAATGAATTATATAATATACAAAAAAAAGCAAATTGGATAATTATTGAAGGAGTTGGAGGGTGGTATACACCAATATCTCCCATATTAAAATTTTCGGATTGGGTAAAAAAAGAAAATATACCAATAATTTTAGTTATTGGATTAAAATTAGGATGTATAAATCATGCAATTTTAACAAATCAAGCCATTTTAAAATCCGGTTTGATATTTTCTGGTTGGATCGCTAATTGTATATCTAATAAAAACAAGTATGTTTTAGATTATATTAATACTCTTAAAAAATATATTTATGCACCGTTTTTAGGAAAAGTTCCATATATAAAAAATATTAAAAATCTTTCTAAAATTTCAGCTAATATTCATTTACCAAAATAA
- a CDS encoding beta-propeller fold lactonase family protein codes for MTQIIYVVASNSQSIEVWKISDTGNMSLMQIVNTDDGQGQPITILKKRNKLYIGIKPKCAILVYDILWDGTLKKIGSLITPYSPNYLSCDKKEKFLFCSYYHANCISVHKLNENHTPNPPMQIINNIKGCHFTKFDLSYELVFTSALLEDHIYLYKFNESNIKSPLTEIKHFQCNKKSGPRHIDFHINKKYAYSINEMNGTVDVWKINHIKKNIQNIQNIHLYENNELKKYWCSDIHLTTCGKYLYAADRQNSKITAFQVHSNNKLSIIDQYHTCNQPRSFCIDKNNQYLIAAGELSNTIMVHTISSEDGSLNQLKEYKVGKNPIWVLAHNI; via the coding sequence ATGACACAGATTATATATGTAGTTGCTTCTAACAGCCAATCAATTGAAGTATGGAAAATATCAGATACAGGAAATATGTCTTTAATGCAAATTGTTAATACTGATGACGGACAAGGACAACCTATAACAATTTTAAAGAAAAGAAATAAATTATATATAGGAATAAAACCCAAGTGCGCTATTTTAGTTTATGATATTTTATGGGATGGTACGTTAAAAAAAATAGGATCATTAATTACGCCTTATAGTCCGAATTATTTATCTTGTGACAAAAAAGAAAAATTTTTATTTTGTAGTTACTATCATGCTAATTGTATTAGTGTGCATAAATTAAACGAAAATCATACTCCTAACCCTCCAATGCAAATTATTAACAACATTAAAGGTTGTCATTTTACAAAGTTCGATTTATCTTATGAATTAGTTTTTACATCAGCATTATTAGAAGATCATATTTACTTATATAAATTTAATGAATCAAACATAAAATCTCCATTAACAGAAATTAAACATTTTCAATGTAATAAGAAATCTGGACCAAGACATATAGATTTTCATATTAATAAAAAATATGCATATAGTATTAATGAAATGAATGGAACAGTTGATGTTTGGAAAATTAATCATATCAAAAAAAATATTCAAAATATTCAAAATATCCATTTATATGAAAATAATGAATTAAAAAAATATTGGTGCTCTGATATTCATTTAACAACATGCGGAAAATATTTATATGCCGCTGATCGTCAAAATAGTAAAATTACTGCTTTTCAAGTACATTCAAATAATAAATTAAGTATTATTGATCAATATCATACATGTAATCAACCTAGATCATTTTGTATAGATAAAAATAATCAATATTTAATAGCGGCTGGTGAGCTTTCTAATACTATTATGGTACATACAATTTCTTCTGAAGATGGTTCTTTAAATCAATTAAAAGAATATAAAGTTGGTAAAAATCCAATATGGGTATTAGCGCATAATATTTAA
- the glyA gene encoding serine hydroxymethyltransferase, which produces MFEKIKISNYDPELWGYIHKESIRQENHIELIASENYVHPYILELQGSKLTNKYAEGYPGKRYYGGCEYVDEIEKIAINRAKILFNADYANVQPHSGSQANFSVYSALLKPGDLILGMNLSHGGHLTHGSSVNFSGKLYKTISYGINEFGDINYLELEKLAKKYHPKMIIGGFSSFSGICDWKRMKSIADSINSYFVVDIAHVAGLIAANLYPNPIKYADVVTSTTHKTLAGPRGGLILSKNKNENFYKKLNSSVFPGSQGGPLMHVIAAKAIAFKEASTSSFKEYQKNILRNSKAMVKIFLSEGFEIVSGETNNHLFIINLSKQNLTGKDIEYVLGLANITVNKNSVPNDKKSPFVTSGIRIGTPAITRRGFMERECQKLAYWISDIIKNINDQNKITDIKKKVLNLCKKYPVYT; this is translated from the coding sequence ATGTTTGAAAAAATCAAAATTTCTAATTATGATCCAGAATTATGGGGTTATATTCATAAGGAATCTATTCGACAAGAAAATCATATTGAATTAATTGCGTCTGAAAATTATGTTCATCCTTATATTTTAGAATTACAAGGATCAAAATTAACTAACAAATATGCTGAGGGATATCCAGGAAAGCGGTATTATGGTGGTTGTGAATATGTAGATGAAATAGAAAAAATAGCTATTAATCGTGCTAAAATATTATTTAATGCAGATTATGCTAATGTTCAACCGCATTCTGGTTCTCAAGCAAATTTTTCTGTTTATTCTGCTTTATTAAAACCTGGTGATTTAATATTAGGTATGAATTTATCACATGGTGGTCATTTAACTCATGGTTCATCAGTTAATTTTTCTGGTAAATTATACAAAACAATTTCTTATGGAATTAATGAATTTGGTGATATAAATTATTTAGAATTAGAAAAATTAGCAAAAAAATATCATCCCAAAATGATAATTGGAGGATTTTCTTCTTTTTCTGGGATTTGTGATTGGAAAAGAATGAAAAGTATAGCAGATTCAATTAATTCATATTTTGTTGTTGATATAGCTCATGTTGCTGGATTAATTGCAGCAAATTTATATCCTAATCCAATTAAGTACGCTGATGTTGTTACATCTACTACTCATAAAACATTAGCTGGACCTCGAGGTGGATTAATTCTTTCGAAAAATAAAAATGAAAATTTTTATAAAAAGTTAAATTCTTCGGTATTTCCAGGAAGCCAAGGAGGTCCATTAATGCATGTAATTGCAGCTAAAGCAATTGCTTTTAAAGAAGCTTCTACTTCTTCATTTAAAGAATATCAAAAAAATATTTTAAGAAATTCTAAAGCCATGGTAAAAATATTTTTAAGTGAAGGGTTTGAAATCGTTTCAGGAGAAACTAACAATCATTTATTTATAATTAATTTAAGTAAACAGAATTTAACAGGAAAGGATATTGAATATGTTTTAGGATTAGCAAATATTACTGTAAACAAAAATAGTGTTCCAAATGATAAAAAAAGCCCTTTTGTAACTTCTGGAATTCGTATTGGAACTCCAGCAATTACACGTAGGGGTTTTATGGAGAGAGAATGTCAAAAATTAGCTTATTGGATTTCTGATATTATTAAGAATATTAACGATCAAAATAAGATTACTGATATTAAAAAAAAAGTATTAAATTTATGCAAGAAATATCCTGTATATACCTAA
- the bioA gene encoding adenosylmethionine--8-amino-7-oxononanoate transaminase, which translates to MNTNHLIFNLKHIWHPYDSMTKPLPCYFISSANGIYMQFKSGLKIIDGMSSWWSAIHGYNNFRLNKALIQQINNMSHIMFGGIIHQPAILLCKNLLKLLPDELECIFLADSGSVSIEIAMKMILQYWNALNKSKQIFLTIRNGYHGDTFSAISVCDPYNSIHALYSGFLPKHIFANSPKLSFQDIWNNYDIHSFVNLLVKNHDKIAAVILEPIIQGIGGMKFYHPTYLKQIRLLCNIYNIPLIIDEIATGFGRTGKMFAYQYSNIVPDILCIGKALTGGMMTLSATITTKKISDIISQNKPYKLMHGPTFMGNPLACAVANENILILQENIWKIQVSNIEKQFKIELFPLLQHPKVLDVRILGAIAVVECHQFINIKLMQNFFVNHGVWLRPFKNLIYLTPPYIIDSFSLSKLTRAIKFALENEYLFQ; encoded by the coding sequence GTGAATACAAATCATCTGATATTTAATTTAAAACATATTTGGCATCCTTATGATTCTATGACAAAACCATTACCATGTTATTTTATTTCTTCAGCAAATGGAATTTATATGCAATTTAAAAGCGGATTAAAAATAATAGATGGAATGTCATCATGGTGGTCTGCTATACATGGTTATAATAACTTTAGATTAAATAAAGCATTAATTCAACAAATTAATAATATGTCTCACATAATGTTTGGTGGTATTATACATCAACCAGCAATTTTATTATGTAAAAATTTATTAAAATTATTACCAGATGAATTAGAATGTATTTTTTTAGCTGATTCTGGATCTGTATCTATAGAAATAGCAATGAAAATGATATTACAATACTGGAATGCTTTAAATAAGTCTAAACAAATTTTTTTAACTATTCGTAATGGATATCATGGAGATACCTTTTCTGCTATCTCTGTATGTGATCCTTATAATTCCATTCATGCTTTATATTCAGGATTTCTTCCAAAACATATATTTGCAAATTCTCCTAAATTATCATTTCAAGATATTTGGAATAATTATGATATTCATTCTTTTGTAAATCTTTTAGTAAAAAACCATGATAAAATTGCAGCTGTAATCTTGGAACCTATTATTCAAGGAATAGGTGGTATGAAATTTTACCATCCTACGTATTTAAAACAAATTCGATTATTATGTAACATATATAATATTCCATTAATTATAGATGAAATTGCTACTGGGTTTGGTCGTACTGGAAAAATGTTTGCGTATCAATATTCTAATATTGTTCCAGATATATTATGTATAGGAAAGGCATTAACAGGAGGAATGATGACTTTATCAGCAACTATTACTACAAAAAAAATTTCTGATATTATCAGTCAAAATAAACCCTATAAATTAATGCATGGACCAACATTTATGGGAAATCCATTAGCATGTGCTGTAGCAAATGAAAATATTTTAATATTGCAAGAAAATATTTGGAAAATACAAGTTTCTAATATTGAAAAACAATTTAAAATTGAATTATTTCCATTACTACAACACCCAAAAGTATTAGATGTACGAATTCTTGGTGCAATTGCTGTGGTTGAATGTCATCAATTTATTAACATTAAATTAATGCAAAATTTTTTTGTCAACCATGGAGTTTGGCTCAGACCTTTTAAAAATTTAATTTATTTAACCCCTCCCTATATTATTGATTCATTTTCTTTAAGTAAGTTAACCCGAGCTATTAAGTTTGCATTAGAAAACGAATATTTGTTTCAATAA